AAGCCAGCGCCACTTGAAACACTGTGAAGGGGTGGGACAGGGGTATAAAGTGAGCATACCGGGAGAACTTGTCCACCACGACCAGAATACTGTTGTAGCGCGCTGACTGTGGCAGCCCTCCGACGAAGTCCATCGTGATCAGTTCCCATGCTTGCTTAGGTATGGGCAGTGGCTCGAGCAGACCGGGGTGTCGCACCCGTTCGGGTTTGGCCTGTTTGCAAACCTGACATTCCTCCACATATAACTTAACATGATGCTTCATGCCCAGCCATGTGAAGAGTCGCCGAACTCTCTTGTAGGTGGCGTTGAACCCCGAATGACCACCAATAGCTCCCTAATGGAGGGCGGTGAGGACTTGTTTCTGCAGCTCAACGTTGTTGCCCAACCAGACACGCCCATTCTGCTTGATAATACCTTGCTGCAGGGTGAAGCCGTCATGCCCCTCTGGTTTAGTTGCCAAACGTGCCAGCAATTTCTGGGCAGCCTCGTCTTTGGTGTAGCCTTGTTGAACCGTTTCCAGCCAAGCAGGCACCACCACTGTCACTGCTGCCAGATCGCCTTGGAGCAGCCCTAGGCGCCTCGACAAGGCGTCCTCCACTCTGTTGTCCACACCTCTCTTGTACACAATTCGGTACCTGAGTCCCAACAGCTTGGCCATGATCTTTTGTTGCCAGGGAGTGGCCAGACGCTGGTCCTCCAGGTGCACCAGACTACGCTGGTCCGTGTGGATGATGAATTCATCATGCTGGAGGTAGGTGCGCCAATGGTCCACAGCCATCAGGATAGCTAGCCCCTCTTTTTCGTATGTGGACAGCGCCCTGTTCTTGGGGCCAAGTGCCTTGCTGAGAAAAGCAACGGGGTGCTTGCCCTGGCGCAACACGGCGCCAATGCCTTTGTCCGACGTGTCGGTCTCGATCTCGAACTGCATCTTGAAATCGGGTAAGGCCAAGACCGGAGCTGTCACCAGCGCCTTTTTGAGCTCTTGGAAAGCAGCGTCCTCCAGCTCCGTCCAGCAGAACACGGTGTTCTTCTTCAACAAGTCAGTCAGGGGCCTGCTGATGATGCCAAAATTCTGAACAAACTTGCGGTAGTACCCGGCTAGGACCAGAAATCCTCGAACTTCCTTGACGTTGGTTGGTGTCGGGCACTTCTGTACTGCTGCAATGTTCTTGCCGTCGATGCGCACCCCTTCTCCGCAGATCTCGTGACCCAGGTAGGTGAGGCTTGAGCGAGCGAAAGAACACTTTCTCAGCTTGACCTTCAACTTGTGCTCGTGTAGCAATTGGTAAACTTGCCGCAGCAATCGAATGTGCTTCTCCATTGTGGCGATGTAGatgagaatgtcatcaatgaagactaaGACGCCGTGTCGGTTCAGAGGTGCCATCACGATATTCATGCCCCCTTGGAAGGTTGAGGGGCCGCCCGTGAGACCGTAAGAGAGAACCCTGAATTCATAGTGGCCGATGTGGGTCTTGAACGCCGTCTTGTGCTCGTCCTCGGGTCTCATGCGAATCTAGAGATACCCCGAGCGCAGGTCTAGGCTGGTGAAGAACTTGGAGCCTGCTAGCTCGTCAAGTAGCTCGTCGATCACCGGCAATGGGAAGCGGTTCTTCACATTCACTGCGTTCAAGTGTCGGTAGTCGACACAAAAACGCCAAGTAAGATCCTTCTTCTGGACCAGTAGCACCGGCGAAGCAAAGGGGCTTGAATTGGGCACGATAATTCCTTGGGCGAGCATGTCAGCCACCTGGCGTTCAATCTCGTCCTTCTGCACTGGGCTGTAGCGGTACGGCCTGACGTTGACTGGCTTCGCTCCCGGGAGGAGGGGAATGGCATGCTCGAAGGCGCACCTGGGTGGTAATCCGCATGGCTCCTCGAACAGGTGCTGGAATTCACGGAGGAGATCAGTCACAGCAGTCGGTACCGGCAGTTCTGTCGCCTTGACTCCTTCAGAGGCCATCGCACATAGATGGACCACGCGCGCCACACCCGAGCGTTGAAGAAGTTGCTCCAGATCCTCTCCAGACAGTTGTTGGCACTGCGTGGTATCTGCCCGGGCTCCGGTGAGGTGAACTTGTTTGTCATCATACTCAAACTTCATGGTCTTTTCCTTCCAGTGCACGTTCATCGGACTGTGCTGGGACAGCCAGTCGATGCCCAGAATCACGTCATAACAGCCCGAGGGAAGAACCTTAAGATCAGTGTGGAAGGTTACCCCTTGCGTGCGCCATGGGCAGGCGGGTAGCTCTCGGTTGCAATGCATCACACCGCCATTTGCCACCCGGACTGCCATTGCATTTCTGCTCGCCTCCACTCCTTGTAAGTGCTCTGCCAGGCTCTCACAAATGAAACTGTGTGAGGAGCCAGAGTCCACCAACATCAGCACTTCGCGGTCTTGAACCCACCCATGGAGGCGCATGGTAGTGGGTGACTCAGCCCCTTCAACTGCCTCCTAAGATATGATACAGCAGTCCGCCTCCTCCTCGCTTGGTGTCGCATGTTGCGGGCTGGGCTCATCCGTTGACGGCATCTCATTGTTCATCATGTCGACCAGCTCCTCCACCATGTGGAGCTGAACCGTTGGCCCGCAGCGGTGGTCTCGTCCCCACCGTTCGCCGCAAGTGAAGCAGAGACCGCGTGCACGGCGGTAGGCACGCAGCGCTGCGACTCTGTCTTCAGGTTGGGTATGAGCCGCCTCGACAGCGCGACAGTCCGCGCTGCGCGACTTCGGTGGTGCGGCCGGCTTGGGCGGCGCCGTCGCGGGTGGAGACGGGAGGGGAAGCGCCATGTGCGGCACCGTTCTTGTGGCCGAGGCGGCGCTGTACCGGCGATCCTCGCGCTTGTCCTCCCTCCGCATCGCTTCCATCACCTCCTCCTGCAGGCAAGCAAGATCGACAGCAGTATCGAGTGTTTTTGGACGATGCAACACCACTGCTGCATGAATTTCTTTCTGTAACCCATCAATAAAGTGAGTAATGAAATAGGTAGGTTCCCAAGATGCATGATGAGCCATAGGATTATGCATAAACTGggtaaatttctctgcatattcgGTCACTGTCCCATTCTGTCGCAGCCTATTGAACTGGTGCAGTAGAGATTGGAACTCCTCTCGCCCAAACTGCTCGCAGACAGCGTTGGCAAACTCATCCCATTCTTGGTAAATCAGGTGAGCTCTGGTGGATTGCAACCACGACAGCGCCCCCTCGATGAAGTACATCGACGCGCAACTCACCCAAGTATCTAGACTCAGGGTGCAAACACGAAAATAAGCCTCACACTTCAGACGCCACGCGCGGGGGCCATCCCCATCAAACAGAGGAAAATCAAGGCGCGGTGGCGGAGGATAGCAGGCAAAGCCGAACCCCCTCTCTCCCATGAATGAGCTCTCTCCAAACTGGTGACGGGAATCAAACGTACCCGTGACCGGAGGCGCCCGCGGGGATCGGTACCACGGAGACATCCCCCGGTGATCTGCAGTCCTGCCGTGGCCGATTGGCCCGTGGTTGCCACCACCTTGCACTGGCGGGCCATCGGAGGGCCGCACGAGGCTCGCCTCCGCCGCTTGAGGGATCAAGGGCGGCAAGTCCAGAAGCCGGAGTGGTGGTGGAAGAGGTGGCTGCGACGGCAGGGGCGGCGTTGGTGCGCCTTCCGCACCCTTGCCCTTGTCCTGCAACAGCCCCCGCAGATCGCCCACCTCCGCGCGAAGCTCGTCCACCGATCGCTCGATTGCCGGCTTCCACCCTTGGAGATCGATCACAAACAGGTGGATCGCGTCGATCTTGGCCGACATCACCGAGATGGCCGCTGTCAGATCTGCGATCGCCTTGGTCTGCTCCTCCATCGCAGTCGCCTTGCCGTGCCTCGTCTGGATGATCGACGGAAATCGACCAGCCAGCTTGCGGCAGTCAATGGAAAGGGGTggaagggaaggctctgattaccacttGTTACGCGCTTGTTCGATCTAGTACAGAGTTATCGGGGGTACACGAATTTGGTAGGTAGCTGTGCTCAGAAATAGAGAAGAAAAGGGGATCGGGAGAGAGATAGCCGCCACCGCCAGAGTCGTCTCGTTTCTCCttgccttccttcggttgccttctcCCTTAAGTACTGGCTAGGTTTCCCATTGGTGGGCTGGGAACCGGGTGCTGGGCCTGCGGATCCGCTTGGTGGGCTGCTGGGCCGTTCCCTCCGGTGTGCTGCCTGTGTGGGTGCGAGCCGGGGTCGTAACATTATATGTGGCATGGTATCCATAGAAAATTCATAAGttttcggaaatgttaacgcccacacgtgtgggcgtttgcatctcgcccacacgcatgAATCCGCGTCCGTTTGTGAgcgcacgaatcttggcatgtttctagtgccatgtaggactggcctggtgtgtgggcattcaccCGGTCGCCCACACGGCCGTTTCACCACACGGAAGGGGTTGGTGTGTGGGCGTTGAGCAGTTCACCCACACGTCACTTTTCCACGCACGCacaagggctagtgtgtgggcatttgccatctcgcccacacgcctgtCTCATCTCCCACACCCAAGTTGCCACTTGCTATGTattttgcagtgtacatggcaactgtcttagtgtgctttataagcaggtggcaactctcttttttttaCCTGAACCTGTCAGTTGCCATattttttgcagggtacacggcaactgccctaatgtgcttgtaagcagatggcaactcttctttttttacccgaacatgttgttTTGCCATGTCTTTCTGTAGCactacacggcaactgcctagtgttagtaggtggcaactcctaaggttttcaaatcatggcaactgcagtaaactagaacatacatggcaactgcctagtgtcagtaggtggcaactgcagttgcccaaAAATGGCATCTGGAACTTTTTGACATGAGATGGCAACTgcggttgagcaaccatggcaactgcagttgtccgacatggcaaccgtagttcagcgacatggcaactgcagttaaacgaacatggacgagggtctggaccatggcaacacgagatacgaggcctgacatacggggcgtgtgggcgttatctattttgcCCACATGCAGCGTGTGAGATGGGTNNNNNNNNNNNNNNNNNNNNNNNNNNNNNNNNNNNNNNNNNNNNNNNNNNNNNNNNNNNNNNNNNNNNNNNNNNNNNNNNNNNNNNNNNNNNNNNNNNNNNNNNNNNNNNNNNNNNNNNNNNNNNNNNNNNNNNNNNNNNNNNNNNNNNNNNNNNNNNNNNNNNNNNNNNNNNNNNNNNNNNNNNNNNNNNNNNNNNNNNNNNNNNNNNNNNNNNNNNNNNNNNNNNNNNNNNNNNNNNNNNNNNNNNNNNNNNNNNNNNNNNNNNNNNNNNNNNNNNNNNNNNNNNNNNNNNNNNNNNNNNNNNNNNNNNNNNNNNNNNNNNNNNNNNNNNNNNNNNNNNNNNNNNNNNNNNNNNNNNNNNNNNNNNNNNNNNNNNNNNNNNNNNNNNNNNNNNNNNNNNNNNNNNNNNNNNNNNNNNNNNNNNNNNNNNNNNNNNgtgtgggcattacttgttttgcccacatGTAGGTGTGTAGGTTGTCCctcttatacaccacacaaaatgtgtgggcagacttcctaacgcccacacgtgtggcacttatcgacGTCCTAACTTTTTCATGTGCTACAACTTATACAAATAAACAAGTGTTACTAGTTTCTCTGTCTCTGGTGCATGTATGACTAACACAAAAACAACTAAGCAACTAAAATTCATAACATCATATTTATTTGGTTTTTCTATTCATGTGTTTTCCAAATCATGCGATCTGGACGGACACCTTGAGCACTGAGGCATGGGAATAAACTCTGATTGTTGCATTGTAGGCATGTTCATAGGACAACAAGACAAGTTTATCGTGTGTGGACTAGGCTTGACCGCGTTGAGCTTGGTGCTGAGATTCATCGTGGCACCGGCCGCCACCGTAGCTGGAGCCTTAATTTTAGGACTCCGTGGTGATCTTTTGCGTGTTACTGTCTTACAGGTGATTTGCGACTCACATGTTACAACAATGTTACATTGTCTCTATTTTCAAGCCAACTATTCTAATCAGTAATCACTCTTCATTACATTCACTTGATAGGCTGCACTGCCACAGTCAGTCGCAACATTTGTCTTCTCGCGAGAGTATGACATGCATGCTGGAGTACTTAGTACCGCGTAAGTAATTGTTGATGATCACATTATTTGATTTGATGGTTCCTTTCTTTATGTGCTTCTCATTTTTAGACAAATGCAATTGATTTTAGTTGTAGAATGTTATATATAATAATAAGTCGAGCCATGTTTATTTTGCAGGATTATAGTCAGCACATTGGCTTCGTTGCCTGTCTTAACCGCATATTATCTTGTTTTAGGGCTTGTAATATAGATTATTAATTTTCCTCTCAAATAATTTTTGGTGCTTCATTTTTCACTGTAAACCGGAATGAATTTTGTTATGTGTGTATAGGTTCTGTTTATGTGGAATTTACTCCAAGTTGCATTGAAGTTCATTTCTTTATCAGTTTCTCCAAAAATGAAGCAAGTTCTAAAAAAAGAAGTGTAGGCTTTTTAGGTAATAAAATAAAGTATAAGCTTCTTAATCACAGAACTCAACTAGGGGTGAGTTCTCATGGGCTTCTCATGAGCCGAGCTGGATTCTCAAAAAATTCTCCGTGCACAGAATTTGGTTCCTATTTACGAACCGGACTTCTAGTTTATATCTCTTCTTTTTTGTAAAAAGAAATTTGGACCCTAATAAGTGTCACACGTGTGGCACAGACACGTTGACAACTCCGAACTTTATTTTACGACCAATTTAATGACGCGAGAATGACAACTTTAGTTGTCAAGCACGACAACTTTCTTTTCGGATGGCAAGTGTTTTTTGGTTTTTTTATGacaactttatttttatttttttgacggaTATGACAACTTTATTGGTTAGGGCCGAAGTGCTTCGTGCACGTGTGACACTCAGTGACAACTTTATTCCATGGACCACCCTGAGATTTCCCTATAgcctatatattatataaaaaataAGTAAAATCCAGTAGGAATAATTAAATAAAATGAAAGTTTTACTATTGGACCACTCTGGATTATTGAGCTGGCTACGCTACTGgtgacacttatcatttgagaAAAGCTTATATCTctttttttcagaaaaaaaatagTGTATATCTCCTTTCTTTCTAGAAAAGAAAGTTAAACCGGTATAACAAACTCGTACTACTAGGTACATCTTGTTTTTCCCCAAAAAGAACATCTTATTTTGCTTCGAAAAGTACAGTATCGTCACGGCTCACGAGTCAGCTGAATTAACAAGTCCCTATAAAATCGTGACTCCCATCCTCGGCCGCCCGTGTCGTTCAACGTTGGCATCGTGTTGGTAGGGCAAAAGATGGGAGCAAGCGCCCTCCCGGCGCTGCTGGTGGCGGCCCTGCTGCTGAtggccgccgccgccacggccatgACGGTGGAGGACTCGGCGCCGGACAATATCCAGCCGCTGTCGACGCTGAACCTGGCCGCCGCGCAGGTCGCCATGGACTCCGCGTCGGCCATCCACGCCTCCCCCGACGTACTCGGCAAGGACGTGAGTACACGATTTGCCCATGCGTGTCCTATGAAGTACAGTTGATTAATCAGGCCACTGGATGCACGGCCGCGTTGCGTTGCAGGGGGAGGATTCGGCGTGGGTGACGGTCAACTTCACGACGCCGTCGCCCTCCTCGGACCACTGGATCGGCCTCTTCTCCCCCGCCGATTTCAGGTAGGCACGCTACGCAAACAGTGCTCACAATCGCCACAGTTAATTAGTATGATGAGATCTGTTAAGTTGTCCGTGCAATCTGTGATCGTGTCTGCGTGCAGCTCCGGCATCGGGAGCGCCAAGGTAGCAGGGGAAGGAGATGCGCCCGCAGGGCTACCCGTGGGTCCGATCAAGGTCAGTGGATAGATACATAGGCATGCAGCCAGGATGTGCGTCTCATCACCGGCCTCTGCTCCTGATTTTATGTGTTGCtgtggtttgttgttgttgcaGTACAAGTTGGGCAACTGCGAGCCGGATTTCCTGCGCACCGGCGGCGGCAACACCAGCTTCCTCGTCATCAACCAGCGCTCCGACTACGCCTTCGGCCTCTTCTCCGGCGGCAAGGACAATGTAAGCCTGTTGCAGGGTGCAGCGTCAGTGACGATGTATGAACAATTATGCATGCCTTCGGACTTTAATGATGCGTTTGTCTGCAGCCTAAACTTCTCGCCGTGTCGAACAAGATCTCCTTCGCGAACCCCAAGGCACCGGTGTTCCCGCGGCTGTCCCAGGGGAAGCAATGGAACGAGGTGAGCTCAAATTAGTGAACCAAAAATATTGATCGCCTGCACATGTGTATTCTGTTCCCTGCTCATGTGATTGCCCTGCGTGCAGATGGCGGTGACGTGGACGAGCGGGTACAACATCGGCGAGGCGTACCCGTTCGTGGAGTGGAGGATGAAGGGCGAGGAGACATCCAAGCGGACACCCGCCGGCACGCTCACCTTCACACGAGGCCATCTCTGTGGTACGTACGTATAGGGTTCATACACTTCGGCTTCAGGGATGTAGCTACAGTTAATTCAGAGTGTCGAAATTATCTCTGGTAGTGTTGTCTGACGAGCGTCTTTTTTACTCCAAATTATTGCAGGTAACCCGGCCCGCGGACAGGGTTACAGGGATCCAGGCTTCGTCCACACCGCGTTCCTCAAGGACCTCTGGCCAAACAGAGAGTAAgaacatcaacactgacagttgaaTCAGAGTTTTCCACTTCTGAAATGCTACTACAAGCTCTGTTTCGTACTCATACATCCTCGTGTTTTTTCGTCAGGTATTCGTATCAGATTGGGCACGAGCTGCAGGACGGGACCGTGGCGTGGGGCAAGGCCGCCACCTTCCGCGCGTCCCCCTACCCGGGCCAGGCTTCGCTGCAGCGCGTCGTCGTCTTCGGCGACATGGGGCTCGTGAGAAATTTGCATCACAAGAGAAAATAAATGTTCAGGTGTGTAAGCAAGGCCACTGATAATGGTATGTGTTGCTGGGCTGCAGGGGGCAAAGGACGGGAGCAGCGAGCTCCAGGGGTTCCAGCCCGGCGCGCAGGTGACCACCGACCGGCTGGTCAAGGACCTGCCCAACTACGACGCCGTGTTTCACATCGGCGACCTCTCCTACGCCAACGGCTTCCTCGCGCAGTGGGACCAATTCACCGCGCAGATCCAGCCCATCGCCTCCAAGGTCCCCTACATGGTCGCCAGGTTCGTCCACCCATGCACCCTGAGAATCTTGATTTGGTGGTTCATTCAGGTGAACTGTGCTCAgacgtgtgtgtgtgcgcgcgcgcagtgGCAACCACGAGCGGACATACATGGACACGGGCGGGTTCTACAACGGCAACGACTCGCACGGCGAGTGCGGCGTGCCGGCGGAGACCTACTTCTACGTGCCGGCTCCGGCGCACCGGGGCAAGTTCTGGTACGCCGCCGACTACGGCATGTTCCGCTTCTGCGTGGGCGACACGGAGCACGACTGGCGGCCCGGGACGGAGCAGCACGCCTTCCTGGACGCCTGCTTCGCCGGCGCCGACCGGAAGCACCAGCCGTGGCTCGTCTTCCTGGCGCACCGCCCGCTCGGCTACTCCTCCAACGACTTCTACGCGCAGGAGGGCTCCTTCGCGGAGCCCATGGGCCGCGCCCTGCAGCCGCTCTGGCAGCGCCACCGCGTCGACCTCGCCGTCTACGGCCACGTCCACAACTACGAGCGGACGTGCCCCGTCTACGAGAACACGTGCACCGTCAAGGGCAAAGACCGGCAGAGCAGCTACGCGGGGGCGATGGGAGGGACGATTCACGTCGTGGCCGGCACGGGCGGCGCCAGGCTGAGGAGCTACGCCGGCGGGGCGTGGCCGCAGTGGAGCGTGGCGAGGAACGAGAGCTTCGGGTACGTCAAGCTCACCGCCAGCGACCACTCGTCCATGCGGTTCGAGTTCATCCACAGCGACGACGGGGCCGTGCACGACGCCTTCACCATCACCAGGGACTACAAGGACATCATGGCCTGCGCCGTCGACAGCTGCGCGCCACACACCCTAGCCAACTAGACTAGCTTGCAGACATTAGTATAGTTAATAGGATAGGATTAAACTGCTTGTACAGAAATTCCTTATCTTTCTAGAGTATAATTTATATTCTGCAAACTGAGTGATTGGCAAAATTGATGTCCAGCTCAACGATTGGATCGCCGTGGATCCAATTAAGGATTGGTGGAGTCCGAAATGCCGCCAAGCAATCTCAATCGAGAATGCCACTCGTCTTCTGATGATGCTTATCTCTCGGGAAATCTGAAAGAAGCGAAACGCTTAAGAGTATTTTTGAAATGGGCAGTGCTAgacgccggcgcaccggccgaaccgTTCGGCCGGTCGACCCCCAGCCGCCCGATGCAACAAGTCCCAGCCGTTTGATCTGCTCGTGTTGACTTCCCccatctccttcttcctccccgcgCGCAGCCCCTGTCGTCTAGACGTCCTCCCGTCCGCCGGCCACCGCCCCCTCACCTGGACCTCCGCCGCCCCACGCTGCTGGATGTGCTCGCCGTCGgtcgccttcctcgccgccgccggtccaGCAGGAAGCCGTCACTCCCCTTGTAGCAAAAAACGACGCTCCCTTGAAGCCCGTCCGCTGGCCACCGCCCCCTCACCTGGACCTCCGCCGCCCCACGTTGTTGGATGTGCTCGCCGTCGGTCGCCTTCCTCGTCGCCGCCGGTCCAGCAGGAAGCCGCCACTCCCCTTGTAGCAAAAAACGACGCCCCCTTGAAGCACGCCGACGCCCGCTGTCGTTGCGGCACCTAGCAACCGCTAGTCTTACCACACCCCGTCGTTGCAATGTCGTGCCCCCGACCGCAGCTCTCAACGCCGCCGCTCTCACCATTGGCAcgccggttgaagctttttatcacaccggttgaagcttttttcatgtCGGTTGAAACTTTTTTCGCAGATTGAAGCTTTTCATCATGTCGATTGAAGCTTTTTTCAACTACGTTTGAAGCTTATTTTGTAAACGCTTGCAAATTTTTCATCTTGCAGTGCCCCGGTTGAAACTTTGTATGTCTTTCGGTTGAATCTTTTTTTCCctaaggttgaagcttttttcttaACGGTTGCAGCTTTTTCGGTTGATAGTGGCTGGTTGAAGCTTCCCTTGTTGATGGTTGAAGCTTTTCTATATAGGCTTGAAGCTTTTTTGTCAATGATTGTAACACTCTTATAGGTGGTTGTAGCTTTTTTGTCTCTGGATCCAATTTTCTATTCTTTGGTTGTAGCTTTCACCAAAGCCGGTTGTAGCTTCCGACGTTGCCGGTTGTAGCACTGCCCTAGTCTCGTTTCACAGCCGCCGTTCGGTTGAAGCAAAAAAAATGTCGTTCGAGCGCCGTCGCCGGCTGCAGAAGCCCGACAAATAAAGCTTGGAGTAGTAGCAGGGATGGGCCGTGCAACAGCAGTGGTGAGGGCGTGCAAAACCGTGGTTCTGGTGGCGAGGTAGAGATAGAGGAGGGGGAGAGGTCAAGCTCGAGGGTGCCCGCGTCCATGGCTGGGACCAGGACATGGAGATGCAAAAAAGAAAGGAGACGGGTTGAGGAGGAAGACAACCAGAAGGGGATAAGGTAGGCCTACAGGGGGACGAGCGCGCTGGGCCACAGGATCGCTCCTTCATCGAACGCGACGCGCGCGACCGGCGTAATGGTTCGGCCAGTGCGCCGTCTATAAACGTTTCGTTCGGGTGGGAGTCTTGGTGGCCAAGTTCAAAGAGTAGTGCTCGCTTTGGAGCCGTGCAGGAGCAAAGCAttcttggggaacgttgcagaaaataaaaaaattctacgctttcaccaagatcaatctatgagttcatctagcaacgagagagaggagtgcatctacatacccttgtagatcgcgagcggaagcgttcaagagaacggggttaagGGAGTcgaactcgtcgtgatccaaatcaccgatgatcctagtgctgaacggacaacacctccgcgttcaacacacgtacagttgagGAAGATgtttcctccttgatccagcaagggggaaggagaggttgatgaagatccagcagcacgacggcgtggtggtggatgcaacagcgatctcggcagggcttcgccaagcttttgcgagagggagaggtgtagcagggggagagggaggcgccaagagcatggatgcggctgccctccctcccccctcccctcctctttatataggccccctagggggcgccggccctaggagatgcaatctccaagggggggcggcggccaagggggtggcttgccccccaagtcaagtggaagcgcccccccacccctagggtttccaaccctaggagcaggggggcccaaggggggtgcaccagcccaccaggggctggttcccctcccacttcagctcatggggccctccgggataggtggccccacccggtgacccccgggacccttccggtggtcccggtataataccggtgacccccaaaactttcccgatggccgaaacttgacttcctatatataattctttacctccggaccattccggaactcctcgtgacgtccgagatctcatccgggactctgaacaactttcgggttactgcatactcatatctctacaaccctagcgtcaccgaaccttaagtgtgtagaccctacgggttcgggagacatgcagacatgaccgagacgcctctcctgtcaataaccaacaacgggatttggatacccatgttggctcccacatgctcctcgatgatctcatcggatgaaccacgacgtcgaggattcaatcaatcccgtatacaattccctttgtcaatcggtacgttacttgcccgaaattcgatcgtcggtatcccaatacctcgtttaatctcgttaccggtaagtactttactaatgcatgataccgtgaccagacacttggtcac
Above is a window of Triticum dicoccoides isolate Atlit2015 ecotype Zavitan chromosome 5B, WEW_v2.0, whole genome shotgun sequence DNA encoding:
- the LOC119305845 gene encoding probable inactive purple acid phosphatase 27, with the translated sequence MGASALPALLVAALLLMAAAATAMTVEDSAPDNIQPLSTLNLAAAQVAMDSASAIHASPDVLGKDGEDSAWVTVNFTTPSPSSDHWIGLFSPADFSSGIGSAKVAGEGDAPAGLPVGPIKYKLGNCEPDFLRTGGGNTSFLVINQRSDYAFGLFSGGKDNPKLLAVSNKISFANPKAPVFPRLSQGKQWNEMAVTWTSGYNIGEAYPFVEWRMKGEETSKRTPAGTLTFTRGHLCGNPARGQGYRDPGFVHTAFLKDLWPNREYSYQIGHELQDGTVAWGKAATFRASPYPGQASLQRVVVFGDMGLGAKDGSSELQGFQPGAQVTTDRLVKDLPNYDAVFHIGDLSYANGFLAQWDQFTAQIQPIASKVPYMVASGNHERTYMDTGGFYNGNDSHGECGVPAETYFYVPAPAHRGKFWYAADYGMFRFCVGDTEHDWRPGTEQHAFLDACFAGADRKHQPWLVFLAHRPLGYSSNDFYAQEGSFAEPMGRALQPLWQRHRVDLAVYGHVHNYERTCPVYENTCTVKGKDRQSSYAGAMGGTIHVVAGTGGARLRSYAGGAWPQWSVARNESFGYVKLTASDHSSMRFEFIHSDDGAVHDAFTITRDYKDIMACAVDSCAPHTLAN